In Phalacrocorax aristotelis chromosome 25, bGulAri2.1, whole genome shotgun sequence, the following proteins share a genomic window:
- the USF1 gene encoding upstream stimulatory factor 1 isoform X3, whose translation MKGQQKAAETEEGTVQIQEGEDPTSVAIASIQSAATFPDPNIKYVFRTENGGTQVMYRVIQVADGQLDGQTEGTSAISGYPAAQSMTQAVIQGAFTSEDAVETEATATETHYTYFPTTAVADTSTSAGTMATAVVTTQNSEALLGQPTPTGQFFVMMSPQEVLQGGAQRSITPRAHPYSPKSEAPRATRDEKRRAQHNEVERRRRDKINNWIVQLSKIIPDCSMENTKSGQSKGGILSKACDYIQELRQSNHRLSEELQGLDQLQMDNEVLRQQVEDLKNKNLILRAQLRQHGVEIVIKNDSH comes from the exons GTGAGGATCCCACCAGCGTCGCCATTGCCAGCATCCAGTCCGCGGCCACCTTCCCTGACCCCAACATCAAGTATGTCTTTCGCACAGAGAACGGCGGGACACAG GTGATGTACAGGGTGATCCAAGTGGCCGACGGACAGCTGGATGGACAGACAGAGGGCACCAGCGCCATCAGTGGCTACCCCGCTGCCCAGTCCATGACACAG GCCGTCATCCAGGGCGCCTTCACCAGCGAGGATGCGGTGGAGACGGAGGCCACGGCCACCGAGACTCACTACACCTACTTCCCCACCACGGCCGTGGCCGACACCAGCACCTCCGCGGGGACTATGGCCACCGCTGTCGTCACCACGCAGAACTCAGAGGCCCTCCTGGGGCAGCCCACCCCCACGG GGCAGTTCTTTGTGATGATGTCACCCCAGGAGGTGCTGCAGGGCGGAGCGCAGAGGTCCATCACCCCCCGCGCCCACCCCTACTCCCC GAAGTCGGAGGCGCCGCGGGCCACCCGGGACGAGAAGCGCCGGGCGCAGCACAACGAAG TGGAGCGCCGGCGCAGGGACAAGATCAACAACTGGATCGTACAGCTCTCCAAGATCATCCCCGACTGCTCCATGGAGAACACCAAATCGGGGCAG AGCAAAGGTGGGATCCTCTCCAAAGCCTGCGACTACATCCAGGAGCTGCGGCAGAGCAACCACCGTCTCTCCGAGGAGCTGCAGGGCCTCGATCAGCTCCAGATGGACAACGAGGTCTTGCGGCAGCAG GTGGAGGATCTGAAGAACAAGAACCTGATCCTGCGGGCGCAGCTCCGCCAGCACGGCGTGGAGATTGTCATCAAGAACGACAGCCACTGA
- the USF1 gene encoding upstream stimulatory factor 1 isoform X1 yields MKGQQKAAETEEGTVQIQEAAVATGEDPTSVAIASIQSAATFPDPNIKYVFRTENGGTQVMYRVIQVADGQLDGQTEGTSAISGYPAAQSMTQAVIQGAFTSEDAVETEATATETHYTYFPTTAVADTSTSAGTMATAVVTTQNSEALLGQPTPTGQFFVMMSPQEVLQGGAQRSITPRAHPYSPKSEAPRATRDEKRRAQHNEVERRRRDKINNWIVQLSKIIPDCSMENTKSGQSKGGILSKACDYIQELRQSNHRLSEELQGLDQLQMDNEVLRQQVEDLKNKNLILRAQLRQHGVEIVIKNDSH; encoded by the exons CTGCAGTGGCCACAGGTGAGGATCCCACCAGCGTCGCCATTGCCAGCATCCAGTCCGCGGCCACCTTCCCTGACCCCAACATCAAGTATGTCTTTCGCACAGAGAACGGCGGGACACAG GTGATGTACAGGGTGATCCAAGTGGCCGACGGACAGCTGGATGGACAGACAGAGGGCACCAGCGCCATCAGTGGCTACCCCGCTGCCCAGTCCATGACACAG GCCGTCATCCAGGGCGCCTTCACCAGCGAGGATGCGGTGGAGACGGAGGCCACGGCCACCGAGACTCACTACACCTACTTCCCCACCACGGCCGTGGCCGACACCAGCACCTCCGCGGGGACTATGGCCACCGCTGTCGTCACCACGCAGAACTCAGAGGCCCTCCTGGGGCAGCCCACCCCCACGG GGCAGTTCTTTGTGATGATGTCACCCCAGGAGGTGCTGCAGGGCGGAGCGCAGAGGTCCATCACCCCCCGCGCCCACCCCTACTCCCC GAAGTCGGAGGCGCCGCGGGCCACCCGGGACGAGAAGCGCCGGGCGCAGCACAACGAAG TGGAGCGCCGGCGCAGGGACAAGATCAACAACTGGATCGTACAGCTCTCCAAGATCATCCCCGACTGCTCCATGGAGAACACCAAATCGGGGCAG AGCAAAGGTGGGATCCTCTCCAAAGCCTGCGACTACATCCAGGAGCTGCGGCAGAGCAACCACCGTCTCTCCGAGGAGCTGCAGGGCCTCGATCAGCTCCAGATGGACAACGAGGTCTTGCGGCAGCAG GTGGAGGATCTGAAGAACAAGAACCTGATCCTGCGGGCGCAGCTCCGCCAGCACGGCGTGGAGATTGTCATCAAGAACGACAGCCACTGA
- the USF1 gene encoding upstream stimulatory factor 1 isoform X2: MKGQQKAAETEEGTVQIQEVATGEDPTSVAIASIQSAATFPDPNIKYVFRTENGGTQVMYRVIQVADGQLDGQTEGTSAISGYPAAQSMTQAVIQGAFTSEDAVETEATATETHYTYFPTTAVADTSTSAGTMATAVVTTQNSEALLGQPTPTGQFFVMMSPQEVLQGGAQRSITPRAHPYSPKSEAPRATRDEKRRAQHNEVERRRRDKINNWIVQLSKIIPDCSMENTKSGQSKGGILSKACDYIQELRQSNHRLSEELQGLDQLQMDNEVLRQQVEDLKNKNLILRAQLRQHGVEIVIKNDSH, translated from the exons TGGCCACAGGTGAGGATCCCACCAGCGTCGCCATTGCCAGCATCCAGTCCGCGGCCACCTTCCCTGACCCCAACATCAAGTATGTCTTTCGCACAGAGAACGGCGGGACACAG GTGATGTACAGGGTGATCCAAGTGGCCGACGGACAGCTGGATGGACAGACAGAGGGCACCAGCGCCATCAGTGGCTACCCCGCTGCCCAGTCCATGACACAG GCCGTCATCCAGGGCGCCTTCACCAGCGAGGATGCGGTGGAGACGGAGGCCACGGCCACCGAGACTCACTACACCTACTTCCCCACCACGGCCGTGGCCGACACCAGCACCTCCGCGGGGACTATGGCCACCGCTGTCGTCACCACGCAGAACTCAGAGGCCCTCCTGGGGCAGCCCACCCCCACGG GGCAGTTCTTTGTGATGATGTCACCCCAGGAGGTGCTGCAGGGCGGAGCGCAGAGGTCCATCACCCCCCGCGCCCACCCCTACTCCCC GAAGTCGGAGGCGCCGCGGGCCACCCGGGACGAGAAGCGCCGGGCGCAGCACAACGAAG TGGAGCGCCGGCGCAGGGACAAGATCAACAACTGGATCGTACAGCTCTCCAAGATCATCCCCGACTGCTCCATGGAGAACACCAAATCGGGGCAG AGCAAAGGTGGGATCCTCTCCAAAGCCTGCGACTACATCCAGGAGCTGCGGCAGAGCAACCACCGTCTCTCCGAGGAGCTGCAGGGCCTCGATCAGCTCCAGATGGACAACGAGGTCTTGCGGCAGCAG GTGGAGGATCTGAAGAACAAGAACCTGATCCTGCGGGCGCAGCTCCGCCAGCACGGCGTGGAGATTGTCATCAAGAACGACAGCCACTGA